Proteins from a single region of Pseudomonas sp. BSw22131:
- the glnA gene encoding glutamate--ammonia ligase, translating into MSKSVQLIKDHDVKWIDLRFTDTKGTQHHVTMPARDALEDDFFEVGKMFDGSSISGWKGIEASDMILLPDDETAVLDPFTEEPTLILVCDIIEPSTMQGYDRDPRAIAHRAEEYLKSTGIGDTVFAGPEPEFFIFDEVKFKSDISGSMFKIYSEQGSWMSDADIEGGNKGHRPGIKGGYFPVPPFDHDHEIRTAMCNALEEMGQIVEVHHHEVATAGQNEIGVKFNTLVKKADEVQTLKYVVHNVADAYGRTATFMPKPLYGDNGSGMHVHMSISKDGKNTFAGEGYAGLSDTALYFIGGIIKHGKALNGFTNPATNSYKRLVPGFEAPVMLAYSARNRSASIRIPYVNSPKGRRIEARFPDPAANPYLAFAALLMAGLDGIQNKIHPGDAADKNLYDLPPEEAAEIPQVCGSLKEALEELDKGRAFLTKGGVFSDDFIDAYIALKSEEEIKVRTFVHPLEYELYYSC; encoded by the coding sequence ATGTCGAAGTCGGTTCAACTCATCAAAGATCATGACGTTAAGTGGATTGATCTGCGCTTCACGGACACCAAAGGCACTCAGCACCACGTGACCATGCCAGCTCGCGATGCGCTGGAAGACGACTTCTTTGAAGTCGGCAAAATGTTCGACGGTTCCTCCATCTCTGGCTGGAAAGGCATCGAAGCCTCCGACATGATTCTGCTGCCAGACGACGAAACTGCCGTCCTGGATCCGTTCACCGAAGAGCCAACGCTGATTCTGGTGTGCGACATCATCGAACCTTCGACCATGCAAGGTTACGATCGCGACCCACGCGCCATCGCCCACCGCGCTGAGGAATACCTGAAGTCGACCGGTATCGGTGACACTGTATTCGCCGGCCCGGAACCAGAATTCTTCATCTTCGACGAAGTTAAATTCAAATCCGACATTTCCGGCTCCATGTTCAAAATCTACTCCGAACAAGGCTCCTGGATGTCCGACGCCGACATCGAAGGCGGTAACAAGGGCCACCGTCCAGGTATCAAAGGCGGTTACTTCCCGGTTCCTCCGTTCGACCACGACCACGAAATCCGCACCGCAATGTGCAACGCCCTTGAAGAAATGGGCCAGATCGTCGAAGTTCACCACCACGAAGTGGCAACCGCTGGCCAGAACGAAATCGGCGTGAAATTCAACACGCTGGTCAAGAAGGCTGACGAAGTTCAGACGCTCAAGTATGTCGTACACAACGTTGCTGACGCTTACGGCCGCACCGCGACCTTCATGCCGAAGCCTCTGTACGGCGATAACGGTTCGGGCATGCACGTTCATATGTCCATCTCCAAAGATGGCAAGAACACCTTCGCTGGCGAAGGTTATGCCGGTCTGTCGGACACCGCCCTCTACTTCATCGGCGGCATCATCAAGCACGGTAAGGCCCTCAACGGTTTCACCAACCCGGCGACCAACTCGTACAAGCGTCTGGTTCCAGGCTTCGAAGCTCCAGTGATGCTGGCCTACTCGGCACGTAACCGCTCCGCCTCGATCCGTATTCCTTACGTCAACAGCCCTAAAGGCCGTCGTATCGAAGCGCGCTTCCCGGACCCGGCTGCCAACCCATACCTGGCGTTCGCTGCACTGTTGATGGCTGGCCTGGACGGCATCCAGAACAAGATCCACCCTGGCGACGCAGCTGACAAAAACCTGTATGACCTGCCACCTGAAGAGGCTGCAGAGATCCCACAAGTGTGCGGCAGCCTGAAAGAAGCCCTGGAAGAACTGGACAAAGGTCGTGCGTTCCTGACCAAAGGCGGCGTTTTCAGCGACGACTTCATCGATGCTTACATCGCTCTGAAAAGCGAAGAAGAAATCAAAGTACGTACCTTCGTACACCCACTGGAATACGAGCTGTACTACAGCTGCTAA